In Myxococcus stipitatus, the following are encoded in one genomic region:
- a CDS encoding DUF6119 family protein: MATKMAQQRRRVRHLTALLIKSEFGKPKDCLKDFASVKQMEMRRGVGFTGEFYVFSKRAKAPAWMGFVSQMLESRLTEPKNDNICAVLFVRVQKRWLVFTQGHGRNLLKTDCFERDFGIKVVLNSVDPKQLRSVDVRSVESLTTQMRKQLSRNSPMAAFALNLHQDIPRVIAGKPIDEQFAKLIAGSDSLSLSAKLEVEDLGAKCERLLAAYQSNTYREHFPWFDQLRAVRDPSVLASLSTTLLEAIRSKKNDDLHLAPPDIIDWNDSSGFSFSTEDEPTPRHELLMEEYLGTVDMEELSFERLKRDRVWLHDTRTDVPLSKWSVFDTIVFETELAGKVYVLSGGDWFQVDKKFADGVKAKLGQIPASTLVFPSARSDQHEDDYNIQVAKTSKSYALMDRRNAFVDGSRTSIEVCDLFTKEGQFVHVKRKTRSATLSHLFAQGVVSADAFLMDAGFRNHTRNQVVKVQPALGPLIPDVRPDPSKYEVVFAIITKRKSNWPHSLPFFSQLNLTHAHDRLLRMGYRVSLLRVDER, encoded by the coding sequence ATGGCGACGAAGATGGCTCAGCAGCGAAGGCGCGTCAGGCATCTGACCGCCTTGTTGATCAAGAGCGAGTTCGGCAAACCGAAGGATTGTCTCAAGGATTTCGCCTCCGTGAAGCAGATGGAGATGAGGCGCGGTGTTGGCTTCACGGGGGAGTTCTATGTGTTCTCCAAGAGAGCCAAGGCCCCTGCTTGGATGGGCTTTGTGTCCCAGATGCTGGAGTCGCGCCTGACGGAGCCGAAGAACGACAACATTTGCGCGGTCCTCTTCGTTCGAGTCCAGAAGCGTTGGTTGGTCTTCACCCAGGGGCATGGGAGGAACCTGCTGAAGACCGACTGCTTCGAGCGAGATTTCGGCATCAAGGTGGTGCTGAACTCGGTGGACCCGAAGCAGCTTCGGAGCGTCGATGTGAGGAGCGTCGAGAGCCTCACGACGCAGATGCGGAAGCAATTGAGCCGGAACTCACCGATGGCGGCGTTCGCGCTGAACCTGCATCAGGACATCCCTCGGGTCATTGCGGGGAAACCCATCGATGAGCAGTTCGCGAAGCTGATCGCGGGTTCGGACTCCTTGTCGCTGAGCGCGAAACTGGAGGTCGAAGACCTGGGCGCGAAGTGTGAAAGGCTGTTGGCGGCCTATCAGAGCAATACGTACCGGGAGCACTTCCCCTGGTTCGACCAGTTGCGGGCTGTGCGCGACCCGTCCGTGCTCGCGAGTCTGTCCACGACGCTACTCGAGGCGATTCGCTCCAAGAAGAACGATGACCTGCACCTGGCGCCTCCCGACATCATCGATTGGAACGACTCGTCGGGGTTCTCCTTCTCCACGGAGGATGAGCCGACACCTCGCCATGAGTTGCTGATGGAGGAGTATCTCGGGACGGTGGACATGGAAGAACTCTCATTTGAGAGGCTCAAGAGGGACCGGGTGTGGCTCCATGACACGCGCACGGACGTCCCGCTCTCCAAATGGAGCGTGTTCGACACGATTGTCTTCGAGACGGAGCTGGCGGGGAAGGTCTACGTCCTCTCCGGAGGAGACTGGTTCCAGGTCGACAAGAAGTTCGCGGATGGCGTGAAGGCGAAGTTGGGACAGATTCCGGCTTCGACGCTCGTGTTTCCCTCCGCGAGGAGTGACCAGCACGAGGACGACTACAACATTCAGGTGGCGAAGACCTCGAAGAGCTATGCGCTGATGGACCGACGAAACGCCTTCGTGGACGGGAGCAGGACGTCGATTGAGGTATGCGACCTGTTCACGAAAGAGGGGCAGTTCGTCCATGTGAAGCGAAAGACGCGCTCCGCGACGCTGAGCCACCTCTTCGCGCAGGGCGTCGTCTCCGCCGACGCCTTCTTGATGGACGCTGGGTTCCGCAACCACACCCGGAATCAAGTCGTGAAGGTGCAGCCCGCGCTGGGGCCGTTAATCCCCGATGTCAGGCCAGACCCTTCGAAATATGAGGTGGTGTTCGCAATCATCACCAAGCGCAAGTCGAATTGGCCTCACTCGCTGCCATTCTTCAGTCAGCTCAACCTGACCCATGCCCATGACCGATTGCTGCGGATGGGGTACAGGGTTTCGCTTTTGCGAGTCGATGAACGGTGA
- a CDS encoding tetratricopeptide repeat protein, with translation MNGKRLSTSGPRGLAKTAKRRISRRLDQLFSAEKWVELEGVISEALVAAPDDHWLHVRRADAWYEQRRYRKAATLYRKVLELMPRCPLGRWGLASAQMALGAHPEARRLFQSLAREKPEVMGAQVCGEGIRWARGVVADANFRLGQLAEREGSKVVARRRYRAYLRTVERPALSIESRKGAQERLSALGSRGQSR, from the coding sequence ATGAACGGCAAGCGCCTTTCGACATCTGGACCGCGTGGCCTCGCGAAGACGGCAAAGCGACGCATCAGCAGGCGGCTCGACCAGCTCTTCTCCGCCGAGAAGTGGGTGGAATTGGAGGGGGTCATCTCCGAGGCGCTCGTCGCGGCTCCTGACGACCATTGGTTGCACGTCAGGAGGGCGGATGCCTGGTACGAGCAGCGTCGATATCGAAAGGCCGCGACGCTCTATCGGAAGGTGCTGGAGCTGATGCCTCGCTGCCCGCTGGGACGTTGGGGGCTGGCGAGCGCGCAGATGGCGCTCGGGGCCCACCCGGAAGCCCGAAGGCTCTTCCAATCGCTGGCGAGGGAGAAGCCGGAGGTGATGGGTGCCCAGGTGTGCGGAGAAGGCATCCGCTGGGCGCGGGGCGTGGTCGCCGATGCGAACTTCCGGCTCGGGCAGTTGGCCGAGCGGGAGGGTTCGAAGGTCGTGGCCCGGCGCCGGTATCGGGCGTACCTGCGAACGGTGGAGCGTCCCGCGCTCTCCATCGAGAGTCGAAAGGGCGCCCAGGAGAGACTGAGCGCTCTGGGTAGCAGGGGCCAAAGCAGGTAG
- a CDS encoding RHS repeat-associated core domain-containing protein — protein sequence MLLGVLPACTEEAPFAALPVDVVQRLTSDRPIAPGGRSTTRLADGRWLLLGDATPSSAAVFLTEPDGSKPLTQGMAHARSGHSATLLPDGRVLVLGGRGASGRLVSESEWFSSDSAAFSKASEVHLTARARHSATVLTDGRLLFAGGETADTRASDTAEVFDPRTLQVKRLSARLQVARAGHTAVLLADGRVLLSGGDEPGAGPTAELFDPERGEFLRLDATEKERLPSADAPLEVAGSSPANKASSVAVQALLGVRLSHPVTQVDETALTLVGPVGEVEGRLGFAEDGRLLFFRPTQALLPATNYTLYVQGAKDAEGRVLPLATVSFTTQSLAAGQGSPDVRLPRPRLGRPQAQAQAVALLRRTEKRGADGRYDWQAPERPLFDDGETWLPGPENLTGDWRSREPHVTPAEPLQAPAGVTALSGRVLRLNGKPLANVNVVVRGIATRTDAQGRFLVQGLKPGGQTLEVNGQTANHGATRYGLFFMHIEIQEGITNPLGHTVWMPRLDPQGTVAIPSPTTEEVVVTTPAIPGLELRLPPGTVVRDRAGNLLTEINITPLPINQAPFPLPNLEMPLYFTLQPGDARFEGLTPGFSGAKLYYANYRGELPGAQANFWNYDANGSGWYAYGLGSVSADGRQVIPDEGVALYGFVGAGFSNPDAPPAPVGGPCNAACCGGGGGGGGGGGGGGGGGGGGGGGGGGGGGGGGGGGGGGGGGGGCEGGSAGAPGSMTGGDPVMLSSGQFLTTDVDLVVPDIVPIRLERTYRSLDLTRRQFGVGMTSNFEQFLWRSSSAFTEYELVNPDGTRVRYERTSPGTDYLSAIFETTYPGVWSGSRITFNTGNQGWDLVFRDGRRWTFNHAHRLSEVADRNGNVLSITRQSGNSGPITRISGPSGRWVEFTIGTTTATSGLATQAKDHTGRTVTYAYDAQGRLTQVTDAAGGVRKYTYNSSNYVETLVDEENRLVVQNEYGLKGRVSKQTLADGSTYEFTYQLGLVVQCLPNGGCNVRDGDQIIRTDVKDRSGQTRRVSFQSGYIVNDIYPLGTPEAQETTFELDATNGRLMAVTDALNRRTKYEYDAVGNITKVTNLEGTPQAVSMQYTYTTTQQLASVRDENGHLSVYQYDARDNLSRIEDATGRTMEYTHDALGRLQTVRVGTDQPTSFSYEGADIISVTNGAGLTTEFSHDALGRVLARRSPGGHVDQYEYDARDRMTRHIDASGHIIEFAYDKTGKVVSSKDARGQLTSYVYNSLGLLAERMDPLGRTETYTYDLAGRLKSFKDRKGQVSGWTYDSTGEVKVSGFGATASSPTAYANSITSAYDLAGRLVQLHDSLGQDITLTYDGLDRITQEVSSTGTVDYTFDATGRMTGLTASGQSPVVYAYDDSGRLTSIVQAGRTVSFTYDAAGRRLSTALPNGVSQHYAYDAEGRLSGIDYKRGSVLVGDLDYGYDDDGNRVSVGGTFARTGLPAAVSGAVYDAASQLTTWNSHTRTYDANGNLVSDGTRTYAWDARDQLASISDGSGMIAQFSYDPMGRRSRKSVSGVVEDYLYSEENFIQVQGSSDTTDILVGLGLDETYSQTTSAGSQDSLSDILGSTVALVDGTGALAATYSYDPYGATTFTGLTSGNRQTFTGREDDGTGLLYFRARYYDPATTRFLQEEPFARDPEMLLAYARLGQGLPIYAYASNNPLTYRDPTGENPMAGAIAGAAVGGPVGALVGAAVGTAAVGILAYCATHPGSCPSLPWPGSTVDEPVTTTVTPPNACPMAAEHTKGKRPSTWDKHTKKRPGGKEKKDDRFPYKGKNGKKKK from the coding sequence ATGCTGCTCGGTGTCCTGCCGGCATGCACGGAGGAGGCGCCCTTCGCCGCGCTCCCCGTCGACGTGGTGCAACGCCTGACCTCGGACAGGCCCATCGCGCCAGGAGGACGGAGCACGACGCGACTGGCGGACGGCCGCTGGCTGCTGCTGGGCGACGCGACTCCCTCCTCGGCCGCCGTGTTCCTGACGGAGCCCGATGGCTCCAAGCCGCTGACCCAGGGAATGGCTCATGCGCGCTCCGGTCACTCGGCAACGCTGCTGCCGGATGGCCGGGTGCTCGTCCTCGGCGGTCGAGGCGCTTCCGGACGGCTCGTCAGTGAGTCCGAGTGGTTCTCGAGCGACAGCGCCGCGTTCTCCAAGGCGTCCGAGGTTCACCTGACGGCACGAGCCCGACACTCCGCCACCGTGCTGACGGATGGCAGGCTCCTCTTCGCCGGCGGCGAGACGGCGGACACACGCGCCAGTGACACGGCGGAGGTGTTCGACCCCCGAACCCTCCAGGTGAAGCGACTGTCGGCGCGCCTGCAGGTGGCGCGCGCGGGGCACACCGCCGTGCTGCTGGCGGATGGTCGGGTGCTGCTGTCGGGTGGCGATGAGCCCGGCGCGGGGCCCACCGCGGAGCTCTTCGACCCGGAGCGGGGTGAGTTCCTCCGGCTGGACGCGACCGAGAAGGAACGACTGCCTTCCGCGGACGCTCCGCTGGAAGTGGCGGGCTCCAGCCCTGCGAACAAGGCCTCCTCGGTGGCCGTGCAGGCCCTGCTCGGGGTGCGCTTGAGCCATCCCGTCACACAGGTGGATGAGACCGCCCTCACCCTGGTGGGCCCCGTGGGCGAGGTGGAAGGCCGCCTCGGCTTCGCGGAGGACGGGCGGCTGCTCTTCTTCCGCCCCACCCAGGCGCTGCTGCCCGCCACGAACTACACGCTCTATGTCCAGGGCGCGAAGGACGCCGAGGGCCGGGTGCTGCCGCTCGCCACGGTGAGCTTCACCACCCAGTCGCTGGCCGCGGGACAGGGCAGCCCCGATGTTCGCCTTCCCCGCCCGCGACTCGGACGCCCCCAGGCCCAGGCCCAGGCCGTGGCCCTGCTGCGGCGCACGGAGAAGCGGGGCGCGGATGGTCGCTATGACTGGCAGGCGCCCGAGCGTCCCCTCTTTGACGACGGTGAGACCTGGCTTCCCGGTCCGGAGAACCTCACCGGCGACTGGCGCTCACGTGAGCCTCACGTGACGCCGGCCGAGCCACTCCAGGCCCCAGCGGGCGTCACCGCGCTCTCGGGTCGCGTGCTGCGCCTCAATGGCAAGCCGCTGGCGAACGTGAACGTGGTGGTGCGTGGCATCGCGACGCGGACTGACGCTCAAGGCCGCTTCCTCGTGCAGGGCCTCAAGCCCGGTGGACAGACCTTGGAGGTCAATGGCCAGACCGCCAACCATGGAGCCACCCGCTACGGGTTGTTCTTCATGCACATCGAAATCCAGGAGGGCATCACCAATCCCCTGGGCCACACGGTGTGGATGCCTCGGCTGGACCCCCAGGGCACGGTCGCCATCCCCAGCCCCACCACGGAAGAAGTCGTGGTGACGACGCCCGCGATTCCCGGCCTCGAGCTGCGGCTGCCTCCCGGCACGGTGGTACGGGACCGCGCGGGCAACCTGCTCACCGAAATCAACATCACCCCGCTGCCCATCAACCAGGCTCCCTTCCCGCTGCCGAACCTGGAGATGCCGCTGTACTTCACCCTCCAGCCCGGCGATGCGCGCTTCGAAGGGCTCACCCCGGGCTTCAGTGGCGCGAAGCTGTACTACGCCAACTACCGGGGCGAGCTGCCTGGCGCCCAGGCCAACTTCTGGAACTACGACGCCAACGGCAGTGGCTGGTATGCCTATGGATTGGGCAGCGTCAGCGCGGACGGCCGCCAGGTGATTCCCGATGAAGGCGTGGCCCTGTATGGCTTCGTCGGCGCGGGCTTCAGCAATCCGGATGCTCCGCCCGCTCCCGTGGGCGGCCCCTGCAATGCCGCGTGCTGTGGAGGCGGTGGAGGCGGTGGTGGTGGTGGTGGTGGTGGCGGTGGTGGTGGCGGCGGCGGCGGTGGCGGCGGCGGCGGTGGTGGTGGCGGCGGTGGTGGTGGTGGTGGCGGCGGTGGTGGTGGTGGTGGCTGTGAAGGAGGGAGCGCGGGGGCGCCCGGGAGCATGACGGGAGGAGACCCCGTGATGCTCTCCTCCGGTCAATTCCTGACGACGGACGTGGACCTGGTCGTCCCGGACATCGTGCCCATCCGATTGGAGCGCACCTACCGCTCCCTGGACCTCACCCGGCGGCAGTTCGGCGTCGGCATGACCAGCAACTTCGAGCAGTTCCTCTGGCGGTCGTCGAGCGCCTTCACCGAGTACGAGCTGGTCAACCCCGACGGCACGCGCGTCCGGTACGAGCGCACGTCGCCCGGGACAGACTACCTGAGCGCCATCTTCGAGACGACGTACCCGGGTGTCTGGTCGGGCTCGCGCATCACCTTCAACACCGGGAACCAGGGGTGGGACTTGGTGTTCCGCGACGGGCGCCGGTGGACGTTCAACCACGCCCACCGGCTGTCGGAGGTGGCGGACCGCAACGGCAATGTCCTCTCCATCACCCGGCAGAGTGGCAACTCGGGTCCCATCACTCGCATCAGCGGCCCTTCGGGGCGCTGGGTGGAGTTCACCATCGGCACGACGACCGCCACCAGCGGTCTGGCCACACAGGCCAAGGACCATACGGGAAGGACCGTCACCTATGCGTATGACGCCCAGGGGCGGTTGACCCAGGTGACGGACGCCGCGGGCGGCGTGCGCAAGTACACGTACAACTCCTCCAACTATGTCGAGACGCTGGTGGACGAAGAGAACCGCCTCGTCGTCCAGAACGAGTATGGCCTGAAGGGCCGGGTGTCGAAGCAGACGCTGGCGGATGGCAGCACCTACGAGTTCACCTATCAGCTGGGGCTCGTCGTGCAGTGTCTGCCCAACGGAGGGTGCAACGTCCGGGACGGCGACCAGATCATCCGGACGGACGTGAAGGACCGCTCGGGGCAGACGAGGCGCGTGTCGTTCCAGTCGGGCTACATCGTCAATGACATCTATCCACTGGGTACTCCGGAGGCACAGGAGACGACCTTCGAACTGGATGCGACCAATGGCCGGCTGATGGCCGTCACCGACGCCCTGAACCGACGCACGAAGTACGAATACGACGCGGTGGGGAACATCACGAAGGTGACGAACCTGGAGGGGACGCCGCAGGCCGTGTCGATGCAGTACACGTATACAACCACCCAGCAGCTCGCGTCGGTCCGGGATGAGAATGGGCACTTGTCCGTCTATCAATACGACGCGAGAGACAATCTCTCCCGCATCGAGGACGCCACCGGCCGGACCATGGAATACACGCACGACGCCCTCGGGCGGTTGCAGACGGTGCGTGTCGGGACGGACCAGCCCACCTCCTTCTCCTATGAGGGGGCGGACATCATCTCGGTGACGAACGGCGCCGGGTTGACCACGGAGTTCTCCCACGATGCGCTGGGACGGGTCCTCGCTCGGCGCAGCCCGGGCGGGCATGTGGATCAGTACGAGTACGACGCGCGGGACAGGATGACCCGTCACATCGACGCCAGCGGTCACATCATCGAGTTCGCCTATGACAAGACGGGCAAGGTCGTCTCCAGCAAGGACGCTCGCGGCCAGCTGACGAGCTACGTCTACAACTCCCTGGGGTTGCTCGCGGAGCGGATGGACCCCCTGGGGCGGACGGAGACGTACACGTACGACCTCGCGGGTCGCTTGAAGAGCTTCAAGGACCGCAAGGGGCAGGTGAGTGGTTGGACCTATGACTCCACCGGTGAGGTCAAGGTGTCTGGGTTTGGCGCCACGGCGTCCTCGCCGACGGCCTATGCCAACAGCATCACCTCCGCCTACGATCTGGCGGGACGGCTGGTCCAGCTGCACGACAGCCTGGGGCAGGACATCACCCTGACGTACGACGGGTTGGATCGCATCACCCAGGAAGTGTCCTCGACTGGCACGGTCGACTACACCTTCGACGCGACGGGACGGATGACGGGCCTGACGGCCTCGGGACAGTCGCCCGTGGTCTATGCCTATGACGACAGCGGTCGGCTGACCTCCATCGTCCAGGCGGGCCGTACCGTGTCGTTCACCTACGATGCGGCCGGTCGTCGCCTCTCCACCGCCCTTCCCAATGGCGTGTCCCAGCACTACGCCTATGACGCCGAGGGACGGCTGAGTGGGATTGACTACAAGCGGGGCTCCGTCCTCGTGGGCGACCTGGACTATGGCTACGATGATGATGGCAACCGCGTCTCCGTGGGCGGGACGTTCGCGCGCACGGGCCTGCCGGCCGCGGTCTCCGGCGCGGTCTATGACGCCGCGAGCCAGCTGACGACCTGGAACAGCCACACGCGGACCTACGACGCCAATGGCAACCTCGTGTCGGACGGCACGCGGACCTATGCGTGGGACGCGCGCGACCAACTGGCGAGCATCAGCGACGGCTCGGGCATGATCGCGCAGTTCTCGTATGACCCGATGGGGCGTCGCTCGAGAAAGAGCGTGTCGGGCGTCGTGGAGGACTACCTCTACAGCGAGGAGAACTTCATCCAGGTCCAGGGTTCGTCGGACACGACGGATATCCTGGTGGGGCTCGGGTTGGATGAGACGTACAGCCAGACGACCTCCGCCGGCTCGCAGGACTCCCTGTCAGACATCCTGGGTTCGACGGTGGCGCTGGTCGATGGGACCGGGGCGCTGGCCGCGACGTATTCGTATGACCCCTACGGTGCCACGACCTTCACAGGGCTCACGAGCGGCAACCGACAGACGTTCACGGGGCGCGAGGACGACGGTACCGGGCTGCTCTATTTCCGGGCCCGCTACTACGACCCGGCGACCACCCGGTTCCTCCAGGAAGAGCCGTTCGCGCGAGACCCGGAGATGCTGCTGGCGTATGCACGGCTGGGACAGGGACTGCCGATCTACGCGTATGCGTCCAACAACCCCCTGACCTACCGAGACCCGACCGGAGAGAACCCGATGGCGGGGGCCATCGCGGGCGCCGCCGTGGGAGGGCCCGTGGGCGCGCTCGTGGGCGCTGCGGTGGGAACGGCCGCCGTGGGCATCCTCGCCTACTGCGCGACGCATCCGGGGTCCTGCCCCAGCCTTCCCTGGCCGGGGAGCACGGTGGACGAGCCGGTGACCACCACCGTGACTCCGCCCAATGCCTGCCCGATGGCCGCCGAGCATACGAAGGGCAAGCGGCCTTCGACCTGGGATAAACACACGAAGAAGCGTCCGGGCGGCAAGGAGAAGAAGGACGACAGGTTTCCCTACAAGGGAAAGAACGGGAAGAAGAAGAAATGA